Proteins encoded by one window of Musa acuminata AAA Group cultivar baxijiao chromosome BXJ2-9, Cavendish_Baxijiao_AAA, whole genome shotgun sequence:
- the LOC103996698 gene encoding serine hydroxymethyltransferase 4 — MRAQTLTSSPINPTPFPHRHFRHSPLPLGRLLPHRPSPPFPLPVQHLRFTIPAPAAVPMESVSEWGLSPLSAVDPEIHDLIEHEKRRQSHGIELIASENFTSFAVIEALGSALTNKYSEGMPGNRYYGGNEHIDAIENLCRSRALAAYQLDPAKWGVNVQPYSGSPANFAAYTALLNPHDRIMGLDLPSGGHLTHGYYTSGGKKISATSIYFESLPYKVSPVTGYIDYDKLEEKALDFRPKLIICGGSAYPRDWDYARFRSIADKCGALLLCDMAHISGLVAAQEAANPFEFCDVVTTTTHKSLRGPRSGMIFYRKGPKPPKKGQPEDAVYDFEDKINFSVFPALQGGPHNHQIAALAVALKQAMSPGFKTYAKQIRANAVALGNYLMSKGYKLVTDGTENHLVLWDLRPLGLTGNKVEKLCDLCNITVNKNAVFGDSSALAPGGVRIGAPAMTSRGLVEKDFEQIAEFLHQAVTLCLSIQKEHGKLLKDFNKGLVNNKDIEELKAAVEKFSASFDMPGFQMSAMKYKD, encoded by the exons ATGCGGGCACAAACCCTCACATCGTCTCCTATAAATCCGACGCCCTTCCCACACCGTCATTTCCGCCATTCACCCCTACCCCTCGGAAGACTTCTTCCTCATCGTCCTTCTCCCCCTTTCCCTCTCCCCGTCCAGCATCTTCGCTTTACGATTCCGGCCCCGGCTGCTGTACCCATGGAGTCCGTGAGCGAATGGGGACTCTCGCCGCTCTCCGCCGTCGACCCGGAGATCCACGACCTCATCGAACACGAGAAGCGGCGCCAGTCTCACGGCATCGAGCTCATCGCCTCCGAGAACTTCACCTCCTTCGCCGTCATCGAGGCCCTCGGCAGCGCTCTCACTAACAAGTACTCCGAGGGCATGCCTGGCAACCGCTACTACGGCGGCAACGAGCACATCGACGCCATCGAGAACCTCTGCCGTTCCCGCGCCCTCGCCGCCTACCAACTCGACCCCGCCAAGTGGGGCGTCAACGTCCAGCCATACTCTGGCAGTCCTGCCAATTTCGCCGCCTACACCGCCCTCCTCAACCCCCATGACCGCATCATGGGCCTCGACCTTCCCTCCGGCGGACACCTCACTCACGGCTACTACACCTCCGGTGGCAAGAAGATCTCCGCCACCTCCATTTACTTCGAGAGCCTCCCCTACAAGGTCAGCCCCGTGACCGGGTACATCGACTACGACAAGCTCGAGGAGAAAGCCCTCGACTTTCGCCCCAAGCTCATCATCTGCGGTGGCAGTGCCTACCCTAGGGATTGGGACTACGCAAGGTTCAGATCTATCGCCGACAAGTGCGGGGCCTTGTTGCTCTGCGATATGGCTCACATCAGTGGCCTCGTAGCCGCTCAG GAAGCTGCAAACCCCTTTGAGTTCTGTGATGTGGTCACTACCACTACTCATAAGAGTCTCAGAGGACCAAGGTCTGGAATGATCTTCTACAGGAAAGGCCCTAAGCCTCCAAAGAAGGGACAGCCAGAAGATGCTGTTTACGATTTCGAGGACAAAATCAACTTTTCAGTGTTTCCAGCTCTCCAAGGTGGTCCTCACAATCATCAGATTGCTGCTTTGGCTGTAGCTTTGAAGCAAGCCATGTCACCTGGGTTCAAAACATATGCCAAGCAGATCAGGGCCAATGCTGTTGCTCTCGGGAATTATCTAATGAGCAAGGGCTACAAGCTTGTGACAGATGGAACTGAGAATCACCTTGTCCTCTGGGATCTTCGACCTCTTGGGTTGACTG GAAACAAGGTGGAGAAACTCTGTGATCTTTGCAATATTACTGTTAACAAGAATGCAGTTTTTGGTGACAGCAGTGCACTGGCTCCTGGTGGTGTCCGCATCG GCGCTCCTGCCATGACATCACGGGGCTTGGTTGAAAAGGATTTCGAGCAGATTGCTGAGTTCCTTCACCAGGCTGTGACTCTCTGCTTGAGCATTCAGAAGGAGCATGGAAAGCTGCTGAAGGACTTCAATAAAGGTTTGGTGAACAACAAGGACATCGAGGAGCTCAAGGCAGCAGTCGAAAAGTTTTCTGCATCGTTTGACATGCCTGGCTTTCAAATGTCCGCAATGAAGTACAAGGACTAG
- the LOC135622306 gene encoding adenosylhomocysteinase — MALLVEKTSTGREYKVKDLSQADFGRLEIELAEVEMPGLMACRAEFGPAKPFAGARISGSLHMTIQTAVLIETLTALGAEVRWCSCNIFSTQDHAAAAIARDSAAVFAWKGETLAEYWWCTERCLDWGPNGGPDLIVDDGGDATLLIHEGVKAEEEYEKTGKLPDPASTDNAEFQIVLGIIRDGLKVDPKKYRKMKERLVGVSEETTTGVKRLYQMQASGALLFPAINVNDSVTKSKFDNLYGCRHSLPDGLMRATDVMIAGKVAVVCGYGDVGKGCAAALKQAGARVIVTEIDPICALQALMEGLPVLTLEDVVSEADIFVTTTGNKDIIMVDHMKKMKNNAIVCNIGHFDNEIDMHGLETYPGVKRITIKPQTDRWVFPETKTGIIVLAEGRLMNLGCATGHPSFVMSCSFTNQVIAQLELWKEKATGKYEKKVYVLPKHLDEKVAALHLGKLGAKLTKLTPSQADYISVPIEGPYKPAHYRY, encoded by the exons ATGGCGCTGCTGGTGGAGAAGACGTCGACGGGACGCGAGTACAAGGTGAAGGACCTTTCTCAGGCCGACTTCGGCCGCCTCGAGATCGAGCTGGCGGAGGTGGAGATGCCGGGCCTCATGGCGTGCCGCGCCGAGTTCGGGCCCGCCAAACCTTTCGCCGGCGCCCGCATCTCCGGCTCCCTCCACATGACCATCCAGACCGCCGTCCTCATCGAGACCCTCACCGCCCTCGGTGCTGAAGTCCGGTGGTGCTCCTGCAATATCTTCTCCACCCAGGACCACGCCGCTGCCGCCATTGCCCGCGACTCCGCCGCCGTCTTCGCCTGGAAGGGAGAGACCCTCGCCGAGTACTGGTGGTGCACCGAGCGATGCCTCGACTGGGGCCCCAACGGTGGCCCCGACCTCATCGTCGACGACGGCGGTGACGCCACTCTCCTCATCCACGAGGGCGTCAAGGCTGAAGAAGAGTACGAGAAGACCGGCAAGCTGCCCGATCCGGCCTCCACGGACAACGCCGAGTTCCAGATCGTGCTGGGGATCATCCGCGACGGGCTCAAGGTCGACCCCAAGAAGTACCGCAAGATGAAGGAACGCCTCGTCGGCGTGTCGGAGGAGACCACCACCGGCGTCAAGCGACTCTACCAGATGCAGGCCAGCGGCGCCCTGCTCTTCCCCGCCATCAACGTCAACGACTCCGTTACCAAGAGCAAG TTTGACAACCTGTATGGATGCCGCCACTCTCTCCCCGATGGCCTCATGAGGGCCACTGATGTTATGATTGCCGGAAAAGTTGCCGTGGTCTGCGGCTATGGAGATGTGGGCAAGGGCTGTGCTGCTGCCCTGAAGCAAGCTGGCGCTCGTGTTATTGTTACCGAGATCGACCCCATCTGTGCTCTTCAGGCACTGATGGAGGGCCTCCCTGTTCTCACTCTGGAGGATGTCGTCTCCGAGGCAGATATCTTTGTGACGACAACCGGGAACAAGGACATTATTATGGTTGATCacatgaagaagatgaagaacaatgccATTGTTTGCAACATTGGCCACTTCGACAATGAGATCGATATGCATGGGCTGGAGACCTACCCGGGCGTCAAGCGCATCACCATCAAGCCCCAGACCGATCGTTGGGTGTTCCCTGAGACCAAGACCGGCATCATCGTGCTTGCCGAGGGGCGGCTTATGAATCTTGGTTGTGCCACTGGGCATCCCAGCTTCGTCATGTCCTGCTCCTTCACCAACCAG GTGATAGCACAACTGGAATTATGGAAGGAAAAGGCGACCGGCAAGTACGAGAAGAAAGTCTATGTGCTGCCCAAGCATCTGGATGAGAAGGTGGCAGCGCTCCACCTCGGCAAGCTGGGTGCCAAGCTCACCAAGCTTACACCATCGCAGGCTGATTACATTAGCGTCCCGATCGAAGGACCCTACAAGCCTGCTCACTACAGGTATTAG
- the LOC135622307 gene encoding heat stress transcription factor A-5-like: METEAGEHGGSAGGPAPFLLKTYEMVDDASTNDVVSWSPSMNSFVVWNPPDFAAHLLPTYFKHNNFSSFIRQLNTYGFRKIDSEKWEFANEDFIKGQKHLLKNIYRRKPIHSHSRPPGGGLADSERIALEEEIDRLKREKASLQMAVQKFEQLHSGTKIQLGDVERRVADMEKRQLQMVAFLQRVMQNPRLMENLVKMVSSSSIDFSVIHKKRRLPLGADHCQENSENSLCDDHCSTSKFEFGHALNQDFCDKLRLELCSAYLDSNVVMASTQSSNEDTCSSHPKQINRSHCTIESLTLAPETLELCDTGASICPTKNLLFPKTADDGDGIFPCHLSLTLASSAMQIDRSDYSSRIPDAVNQEEANSSEMNNIVTTKENELNTLISAGARAAPLQEAPRTSNETPVVPQVRVNDVFWEQFLTERPGSSDNEEASSGLRAYPRGEQNDERHRK, encoded by the exons ATGGAAACGGAAGCCGGTGAGCACGGCGGCAGCGCCGGTGGCCCTGCTCCTTTCCTCCTCAAGACGTACGAGATGGTGGACGACGCCTCCACCAACGACGTCGTCTCGTGGAGTCCTTCCATGAATAGCTTCGTCGTCTGGAATCCTCCCGACTTCGCCGCCCACCTCCTCCCTACCTACTTCAAGCACAACAACTTCTCCAGCTTCATCCGCCAGCTCAATACCTAC GGGTTCCGAAAGATTGATTCGGAGAAGTGGGAGTTTGCAAATGAGGATTTTATCAAGGGGCAGAAACACCTGCTCAAGAACATCTATAGACGCAAGCCCATCCACAGCCACAGCCGCCCGCCGGGTGGTGGTCTTGCTGATTCCGAGAGGATTGCTTTGGAGGAGGAGATTGATCGGCTCAAAAGGGAGAAAGCCAGCCTCCAGATGGCTGTCCAGAAGTTTGAACAGCTGCACTCAGGGACTAAGATTCAGCTTGGTGATGTCGAGCGGAGAGTAGCAGATATGGAAAAGCGGCAACTCCAGATGGTTGCCTTCTTGCAGCGTGTCATGCAGAACCCTCGGTTGATGGAGAATCTTGTGAAGATGGTGTCATCCTCGTCGATCGACTTCTCGGTGATCCATAAGAAGAGGAGATTGCCACTTGGTGCAGATCACTGCCAGGAGAATTCGGAGAACAGCTTATGCGATGACCATTGCAGCACATCCAAGTTTGAATTCGGCCATGCACTCAATcaggatttttgtgataaattgaGATTAGAACTGTGCTCTGCCTATTTAGACAGCAATGTGGTCATGGCAAGCACTCAGAGCTCCAATGAAGATACTTGCAGCTCTCATCCAAAGCAAATCAACCGTAGTCATTGTACAATAGAGTCCCTTACTTTGGCACCTGAGACGCTGGAGCTTTGCGATACAGGAGCATCCATTTGTCCAACGAAGAATCTTTTGTTTCCAAAGACAGCGGATGATGGGGATGGGATCTTTCCATGCCATTTGAGTCTGACACTTGCATCATCTGCAATGCAAATAGATAGAAGTGACTATTCAAGTAGGATACCAGATGCAGTGAATCAAGAGGAAGCCAATTCGTCAGAGATGAACAATATTGTCACAACTAAGGAAAATGAACTCAACACGCTGATCTCTGCTGGTGCAAGAGCTGCACCTTTGCAAGAGGCTCCAAGGACTAGTAATGAAACACCTGTGGTTCCTCAAGTTAGAGTTAATGATGTGTTCTGGGAGCAGTTCCTAACTGAAAGGCCAGGATCATCAGACAATGAAGAGGCAAGCTCTGGTTTAAGGGCATATCCTCGTGGTGAGCAAAACGACGAGAGACACAGAAAATGA
- the LOC135623962 gene encoding protein RALF-like 33 has protein sequence MRRPYLFLLCASVLLAHVLPWDVSGAAARSTCNDTGGRGCRVEEEEEDSAFELDSEINRRLLAGGSTYLGYGALDQNHPGCVSSDGRSYNCNGKSGQTRGGRECGRDYFRC, from the coding sequence ATGCGCCGGCCATACTTGTTCCTGCTGTGTGCGTCGGTCCTTTTGGCCCACGTCCTGCCGTGGGACGTCTCCGGCGCTGCTGCACGCTCGACCTGCAACGACACGGGAGGCCGTGGATGCcgagtggaggaggaagaagaagactcgGCGTTTGAGTTGGACTCGGAGATCAACAGAAGGCTGCTTGCAGGCGGGAGTACGTACCTTGGTTATGGAGCTCTCGACCAGAATCACCCAGGCTGTGTAAGCAGCGATGGCCGGAGTTACAACTGCAACGGCAAGTCGGGTCAGACGCGTGGCGGAAGGGAGTGCGGTCGGGACTACTTCCGTTGCTGA
- the LOC135623963 gene encoding protein RALF-like 33: MATTDLSRVHPFRRAQTSTKPRERKMRRSFFFLLCASVLLADVLPWDVSGAAARSTCNETQGRGCRVEEEEEDVEFELDSDINRRLLAGGNRYIVNGALAPDRAVCGSSNGRSYNCNGKSGQTGGGRECGRDYFRC; the protein is encoded by the coding sequence ATGGCTACGACCGACCTGTCTCGGGTTCATCCATTTAGGAGAGCTCAAACAAGTACAAAACCGAGGGAGAGGAAGATGCGCAGATCATTCTTCTTCCTGCTGTGTGCATCGGTCCTTTTGGCCGACGTCCTTCCGTGGGACGTCTCCGGCGCTGCTGCACGCTCGACCTGCAACGAGACGCAAGGCCGTGGATGCcgagtggaggaggaagaagaagacgtgGAGTTTGAGCTGGACTCGGATATCAACAGAAGGCTGCTTGCAGGCGGGAATCGGTACATTGTTAATGGAGCTCTCGCCCCGGATCGCGCAGTCTGTGGAAGCAGCAATGGCAGGAGTTACAACTGCAACGGCAAGTCGGGTCAGACGGGCGGCGGAAGGGAGTGCGGTCGGGACTACTTCCGTTGCTGA
- the LOC135623964 gene encoding rapid alkalinization factor-like, with product MKNELRLLPLSILLFVAVSSWELTVRGVELRRPAATGVGCNGSIAECHAEAEFLMNSETHRRFLADGGHISYGALAPDKPACNAGGGQPYSKCLPARSGNKPNRGCSVYNKCRVGN from the coding sequence ATGAAGAACGAGCTACGCCTTCTTCCCCTATCTATTCTCCTCTTCGTTGCTGTCAGCAGCTGGGAGCTTACGGTCCGCGGCGTCGAGTTAAGGCGGCCAGCGGCGACGGGCGTCGGATGCAATGGCTCCATAGCGGAATGCCACGCTGAGGCGGAGTTCCTCATGAATTCGGAGACTCACCGTCGTTTCCTGGCGGATGGCGGGCATATCTCTTACGGCGCCCTCGCCCCGGACAAGCCGGCATGCAACGCGGGAGGTGGGCAGCCCTACAGCAAATGCTTGCCAGCGCGGTCGGGTAACAAGCCGAACCGCGGCTGCAGTGTTTACAATAAGTGCCGCGTGGGTAATTAA